The Streptomyces sp. P9-A4 genome contains a region encoding:
- a CDS encoding M20/M25/M40 family metallo-hydrolase, translating into MSESNTGRTVTAENEVVDLCRDLIRIDTSNYGDHSGPGERAAAEYIAEKLAEVGLEPKVIESHQGRASTVARIEGEDPSRPALLIHGHTDVVPANAEDWTHHPFSGEIADGCVWGRGAVDMKDMDAMTLAVVRDRLRRGRKPPRDIVLAFLADEEAGGTYGARHLVDKHRDLFDGVTEAIGEVGGFSFTVNENLRLYLVETAQKGMHWMRLTVEGTAGHGSMTNDDNAITELCEAVGRLGRHQWPVRVTKTVRSFLDELSDALGTPLDPEDMDGTLAKLGGIAKMVGATLRNSAAPTMLGAGYKVNVIPGQATAHVDGRFLPGYEQEFLADLDRILGPNVKREDVHGDKALETDFDGALVDAMQLALRAEDPIARAVPYMLSGGTDAKSFDDLGIRCFGFAPLQLPPELDFAGMFHGVDERVPVDGLKFGARVLDRFIDAC; encoded by the coding sequence GTGAGCGAGTCGAACACCGGCCGAACCGTCACCGCGGAGAACGAGGTCGTGGACCTCTGTCGCGACCTCATCCGCATCGACACCAGCAACTACGGGGACCACTCCGGTCCCGGCGAGCGGGCGGCCGCGGAGTACATCGCCGAGAAGCTCGCGGAGGTCGGACTCGAACCGAAGGTCATCGAGTCGCACCAGGGGCGGGCCTCCACGGTCGCCCGCATCGAGGGCGAGGACCCGTCCCGCCCGGCCCTGCTCATCCACGGCCACACCGATGTCGTCCCCGCCAACGCCGAGGACTGGACCCACCACCCCTTCTCGGGGGAGATCGCGGACGGCTGCGTCTGGGGCCGCGGCGCCGTCGACATGAAGGACATGGACGCGATGACCCTCGCGGTCGTACGGGACCGGCTGCGCAGAGGCCGCAAGCCCCCGCGCGACATCGTCCTCGCCTTCCTCGCCGACGAGGAGGCCGGCGGCACCTACGGCGCCCGGCATCTGGTCGACAAGCACCGGGACCTCTTCGACGGGGTCACCGAGGCCATCGGCGAGGTCGGCGGCTTCTCCTTCACCGTGAACGAGAACCTGCGGCTCTACCTGGTCGAGACGGCGCAGAAGGGCATGCACTGGATGCGCCTGACCGTCGAGGGCACGGCGGGCCACGGCTCGATGACCAATGACGACAACGCCATCACCGAGCTGTGCGAGGCCGTCGGCCGGCTCGGCCGCCACCAGTGGCCCGTCAGGGTCACCAAGACCGTCCGCTCCTTCCTGGACGAGCTGTCGGACGCGCTGGGCACCCCGCTCGACCCCGAGGACATGGACGGCACCCTCGCCAAGCTCGGCGGCATCGCCAAGATGGTCGGCGCCACCCTGCGGAACTCGGCCGCCCCGACCATGCTCGGCGCCGGCTACAAGGTGAACGTGATCCCCGGTCAGGCCACCGCGCACGTCGACGGCCGCTTCCTGCCCGGCTACGAGCAGGAGTTCCTGGCCGACCTCGACCGGATCCTCGGACCGAACGTGAAGCGCGAGGACGTGCACGGCGACAAGGCCCTGGAGACCGACTTCGACGGCGCCCTGGTCGACGCCATGCAGCTGGCGCTGCGCGCCGAGGACCCGATCGCCCGCGCCGTCCCGTACATGCTCTCCGGCGGCACCGACGCGAAGTCCTTCGACGACCTCGGCATCCGCTGCTTCGGCTTCGCCCCGCTCCAGCTGCCGCCGGAGCTGGACTTCGCCGGCATGTTCCACGGCGTGGACGAGCGGGTGCCCGTGGACGGGCTGAAGTTCGGCGCGCGGGTTCTGGACCGGTTCATCGACGCCTGCTGA
- a CDS encoding FadR/GntR family transcriptional regulator has translation MTTPAQGLHSHVLATLGLAITAGEYPPGTVLRTDELAQRFDVSRTVVREVVRVLESMHLVESRRRVGVTVLPTASWNVYDPQVIRWRLAGADRPRQLRSLTVLRSAVEPVAAGLAAVNATPEQCRELTEQALGMVATSRGRRLEEYLVHDIAFHRVVLNSSGNEMFARLGDVVAEVLTGRTHHHVMFEDPDPAAVTLHVQVAEAVRERDAVRAEELTRQIAVGALQELDVLAP, from the coding sequence ATGACGACACCGGCCCAGGGGCTTCACTCCCACGTCCTCGCCACCCTGGGTCTCGCGATCACCGCGGGGGAGTACCCGCCCGGCACGGTGCTGCGCACCGACGAGCTGGCCCAGCGCTTCGACGTGTCCCGGACGGTGGTCCGCGAGGTCGTCCGCGTCCTGGAGTCCATGCACCTCGTCGAGTCCCGCCGCCGCGTCGGCGTGACCGTGCTCCCCACCGCCAGCTGGAACGTGTACGACCCCCAGGTCATCCGCTGGCGCCTCGCCGGCGCCGACCGCCCCCGCCAGCTCCGCTCGCTGACCGTGCTCCGCTCCGCCGTCGAGCCCGTCGCCGCAGGCCTGGCCGCGGTGAACGCCACGCCCGAGCAGTGCCGCGAGCTCACCGAGCAGGCCCTCGGCATGGTCGCCACCTCGCGCGGCCGGCGTCTGGAGGAGTACCTCGTCCACGACATCGCCTTCCACCGGGTCGTGCTCAACTCCTCGGGGAACGAGATGTTCGCCCGCCTCGGGGACGTCGTCGCCGAGGTCCTCACCGGCCGCACCCACCACCACGTGATGTTCGAGGACCCCGACCCGGCCGCCGTCACCCTCCACGTCCAGGTCGCCGAAGCGGTACGGGAGCGGGACGCCGTCCGCGCCGAGGAACTCACCCGGCAGATCGCGGTCGGCGCCCTCCAGGAGCTGGACGTACTGGCTCCGTGA
- a CDS encoding MBL fold metallo-hydrolase, whose product MSARIDHLVTSGTFSLDGGTWEVDNNVWIVGDDTEAIVVDAAHDADAILAALDGRALRAIVCTHAHNDHVDAAPALAAATGARILLHPADQPLWKQTHPDHSPDGELTDGQVLTIAGTDLTVLHTPGHAPGAVSLYAPELGTVFTGDTLFQGGPGATGRSFSDFPTIVDSIRGKLLTLPPETVVRTGHGDTTTIGAEAPHLQEWISRGH is encoded by the coding sequence ATGAGCGCCCGCATCGACCACCTCGTCACCTCCGGCACGTTCAGCCTCGACGGCGGCACCTGGGAGGTCGACAACAACGTCTGGATCGTCGGCGACGACACCGAGGCCATCGTCGTCGACGCCGCCCACGACGCCGACGCCATCCTCGCCGCCCTCGACGGCCGCGCCCTGCGCGCCATCGTCTGCACCCACGCCCACAACGACCACGTGGACGCGGCCCCGGCACTCGCGGCCGCCACCGGCGCCCGCATCCTGCTCCACCCCGCCGACCAGCCGCTCTGGAAGCAGACCCACCCCGACCACAGCCCCGACGGCGAACTCACCGACGGCCAGGTCCTCACCATCGCCGGCACCGACCTCACCGTGCTGCACACACCCGGCCACGCCCCCGGCGCGGTCTCCCTGTACGCCCCGGAGCTGGGCACGGTCTTCACCGGCGACACCCTCTTCCAGGGCGGCCCCGGCGCCACCGGCCGCTCCTTCTCGGACTTCCCCACGATCGTCGACTCGATCCGCGGGAAGCTCCTCACCCTGCCCCCGGAGACGGTGGTACGGACGGGGCACGGCGACACCACCACCATCGGCGCCGAGGCCCCGCACCTCCAGGAGTGGATCAGCCGAGGCCACTGA
- a CDS encoding chaplin, which produces MRQVTRKGLVIVAAAGGVLAAVGGGYAHADSGAYGTATNSPGVASGNSVQVPVHVPVNACGNTVNVVGVLNPAMGNTCANTSRPGGPGGGSSAGGHTSHSSGVASGNTVKVPVDVPVNVCGDSVTGIGLGNAVAGNDCANGADGGYGEDGGDTGYGEETPGTPGTPGTPGTPGTPGTPGTPGTPGTPGHPGTPGGEVGPNTPGTQVLTPPRGVEELAETGSGPLGVIVPAGAGLLLAGSLIYRRARSAA; this is translated from the coding sequence ATGCGACAGGTCACGCGCAAGGGTCTGGTCATCGTTGCGGCAGCCGGAGGCGTTCTCGCCGCCGTCGGTGGCGGTTACGCGCACGCCGATTCCGGTGCGTACGGTACGGCCACGAATTCCCCGGGCGTCGCGTCCGGAAATTCCGTCCAGGTCCCGGTGCACGTTCCGGTGAACGCCTGCGGAAACACCGTCAATGTCGTCGGAGTACTGAATCCGGCGATGGGAAACACCTGTGCCAACACCTCCAGGCCCGGCGGTCCTGGCGGCGGTTCGTCCGCCGGTGGGCACACCAGCCACTCTTCCGGGGTCGCCTCCGGCAACACCGTCAAGGTGCCGGTCGACGTCCCGGTGAACGTGTGCGGCGACAGTGTCACGGGCATCGGCCTGGGCAACGCCGTCGCGGGCAACGACTGCGCGAACGGCGCGGACGGGGGGTACGGCGAGGACGGCGGGGACACGGGTTACGGGGAGGAGACCCCGGGGACCCCTGGTACTCCCGGCACTCCTGGTACTCCTGGGACCCCGGGCACCCCCGGTACTCCCGGCACCCCCGGCACCCCCGGTCACCCGGGTACCCCCGGCGGCGAGGTCGGGCCGAACACTCCCGGTACACAGGTCCTCACTCCGCCGCGCGGCGTCGAGGAACTCGCCGAGACCGGTTCCGGGCCGCTCGGCGTGATCGTCCCCGCCGGTGCCGGTCTGCTGCTCGCCGGATCGCTGATCTACCGCCGCGCCCGCAGCGCCGCCTGA
- a CDS encoding gluconokinase, producing MSTTPHPQVVVVMGVAGTGKTTIGPLVAEALGLPYAEGDDFHPAANVAKMTAGIPLDDTDREPWLDAIGGWAHGRAGLGGVVSSSALKRSYRDRLRAAAPGVVFLHLTGDRKLIEERMAGRKGHFMPTALLDSQFATLQPLQDDEAGVAVDVSGTPEEITARAAAALRRLTH from the coding sequence ATGAGCACCACCCCCCACCCTCAGGTCGTCGTCGTGATGGGCGTCGCCGGAACCGGCAAGACCACGATCGGCCCGCTGGTCGCGGAAGCCCTCGGCCTCCCCTACGCGGAGGGCGACGACTTCCACCCGGCGGCGAACGTGGCAAAGATGACGGCCGGCATCCCCCTGGACGACACCGACCGCGAGCCCTGGCTCGACGCCATCGGAGGGTGGGCGCACGGCCGGGCCGGGCTCGGCGGTGTGGTGAGCAGTTCCGCGCTGAAGCGGAGCTACCGGGACCGGCTGAGGGCCGCCGCTCCCGGTGTCGTCTTCCTCCATCTGACCGGCGACCGGAAGCTCATCGAGGAACGCATGGCCGGCCGCAAGGGCCACTTCATGCCGACGGCACTCCTCGACTCCCAGTTCGCCACCCTGCAGCCGCTGCAGGACGACGAGGCCGGCGTCGCCGTCGACGTCTCCGGCACCCCCGAAGAGATCACCGCCAGGGCCGCCGCCGCGCTGCGCCGGCTCACCCACTGA
- a CDS encoding S-(hydroxymethyl)mycothiol dehydrogenase, translated as MPQHVQGVIAPGRNEPVRVETIVIPDPGPGEAVVKIQACGVCHTDLHYKQGAINDEFPFLLGHEAAGIVESVGEGVTDVEPGDYVILNWRAVCGQCRACRRGRPWYCFDTHNAKQRMTLLDGTELSPALGIGAFAEKTLVASGQCTKVDPAVAPEVAGLLGCGVMAGIGAAINTGNVGRGDTVAVIGCGGVGDAAIVGSRLAGAAKVIAVDIDDRKLETAKTMGATHTVNSRSTDPVEAIRELTGGFGADVVIEAVGRPETYKQAFYARDLAGTVVLVGVPTPEMQLELPLLDVFGRGGALKSSWYGDCLPSRDFPMLIDLHQQGRIDLAAFVTETIGLGDVEKAFARMHEGDVLRSVVVL; from the coding sequence ATGCCGCAGCACGTCCAGGGGGTCATCGCCCCCGGCAGGAACGAACCGGTACGGGTCGAGACGATCGTCATCCCCGACCCCGGCCCCGGTGAAGCCGTCGTGAAGATCCAGGCCTGCGGTGTCTGTCACACGGACCTGCACTACAAGCAGGGTGCCATCAACGACGAGTTCCCCTTCCTGCTCGGCCACGAGGCCGCCGGAATCGTGGAGTCGGTCGGCGAGGGCGTCACCGACGTCGAGCCCGGCGACTACGTGATCCTCAACTGGCGTGCGGTGTGCGGCCAGTGCCGCGCCTGCCGCCGGGGCCGCCCCTGGTACTGCTTCGACACCCACAACGCCAAGCAGCGGATGACCCTGCTCGACGGCACCGAGCTCTCCCCGGCCCTCGGTATCGGCGCCTTCGCCGAGAAGACCCTCGTCGCCTCGGGGCAGTGCACCAAGGTCGACCCCGCCGTCGCCCCCGAGGTCGCGGGCCTCCTCGGCTGCGGCGTCATGGCCGGCATCGGCGCCGCCATCAACACCGGGAACGTGGGCCGCGGCGACACCGTCGCCGTCATCGGCTGCGGAGGCGTCGGCGACGCCGCGATCGTCGGCTCCCGCCTCGCCGGAGCCGCGAAGGTCATCGCCGTCGACATCGACGACCGCAAGCTGGAGACGGCGAAGACGATGGGTGCCACCCACACCGTCAACTCCCGCTCCACCGACCCCGTCGAGGCCATCCGCGAGCTCACCGGCGGCTTCGGCGCCGATGTCGTCATCGAGGCCGTCGGCCGCCCGGAGACGTACAAGCAGGCCTTCTACGCCCGCGACCTCGCTGGCACCGTCGTCCTCGTCGGCGTCCCCACCCCCGAGATGCAGCTCGAACTGCCCCTCCTCGACGTCTTCGGCCGCGGTGGCGCGCTCAAGTCCTCCTGGTACGGCGACTGCCTGCCCTCCCGCGACTTCCCGATGCTGATCGACCTGCACCAGCAGGGCCGCATCGACCTCGCCGCCTTCGTCACCGAGACCATCGGCCTCGGCGACGTCGAGAAGGCCTTCGCCCGCATGCACGAGGGCGACGTCCTCCGCTCGGTGGTGGTGCTGTGA
- a CDS encoding DUF5703 family protein, which produces MPEYEFVDVYVPRGVSRKEAARLLTDHAEYGHWELDRLSLHRDGSRRVRLKRRIIRQVRATW; this is translated from the coding sequence ATGCCGGAATACGAATTTGTCGACGTGTACGTGCCGCGCGGCGTCTCCCGCAAGGAGGCGGCGCGGCTGCTGACCGACCATGCCGAGTACGGACACTGGGAGTTGGACCGTCTGAGCCTGCACCGGGACGGGAGCCGCAGGGTGCGGCTGAAGCGGCGGATCATCCGCCAGGTCCGGGCGACCTGGTAG
- the chpH gene encoding chaplin ChpH → MIKKVVAAAAATGGLVLAGAGMAVADAGAQGAAIGSPGVLSGNVVQVPVHVPVNLCGNTVSVIGLLNPAFGNTCVNA, encoded by the coding sequence ATGATCAAGAAGGTCGTCGCTGCTGCGGCTGCCACTGGCGGTCTCGTTCTCGCGGGTGCGGGCATGGCCGTTGCCGACGCGGGTGCCCAGGGTGCCGCCATCGGTTCCCCCGGTGTCCTCTCGGGCAACGTCGTCCAGGTTCCGGTTCACGTCCCCGTGAACCTGTGCGGCAACACGGTCTCCGTGATCGGCCTGCTGAACCCCGCCTTCGGCAACACCTGCGTCAACGCCTGA
- a CDS encoding pseudouridine synthase — MRRRAKAPAAPLPQRDGVDPVRVRLPDDPDGAWATVRDHLLDRYAAAVGAGRVEEMLREGRFVGVDGPVAGDEPYTVGRYLWFHRDFPVEEPVPFPVGVVYRDERIVVADKPHFLATMPRGRHVTETVLARLRRELGLPFLQPAHRLDRLTAGLVLCVVRPEDRGAYQTLFRDRRVRKEYEALAPYEPAVALPVTLRSRIEKERGVMAAREVPGGEPNAESRIELLGHAGGLGRYRLVPETGRTHQLRVHMNALGLPILHDPVYPVVRADGPEDFSLPLQLLARTLEFTDPFTGEGLRFESRLALSGLG, encoded by the coding sequence GTGAGACGGAGAGCGAAGGCGCCGGCCGCGCCGCTGCCCCAGCGGGACGGGGTCGATCCCGTCCGCGTACGGCTTCCCGACGATCCGGACGGGGCGTGGGCGACCGTACGGGACCATCTGCTCGACCGGTACGCGGCGGCCGTCGGGGCCGGGCGGGTCGAGGAGATGCTGCGCGAGGGCCGGTTCGTCGGGGTCGACGGGCCCGTGGCCGGGGACGAGCCGTACACCGTGGGCCGGTATCTCTGGTTCCACCGGGACTTCCCGGTGGAGGAGCCGGTGCCGTTCCCGGTCGGGGTCGTGTACCGGGACGAGCGCATCGTGGTCGCGGACAAGCCGCACTTCCTCGCGACGATGCCCCGGGGCCGGCATGTGACCGAGACCGTGCTCGCCCGGCTGCGGCGGGAGCTGGGGCTGCCGTTCCTCCAGCCCGCGCACCGGCTGGACCGGCTGACGGCGGGACTCGTGCTCTGCGTCGTACGGCCGGAGGACCGGGGGGCGTACCAGACGCTGTTCCGGGACCGGCGGGTGCGCAAGGAGTACGAGGCCCTGGCACCGTACGAGCCGGCGGTGGCGCTGCCGGTGACCCTGCGGAGCCGGATCGAGAAGGAGCGCGGGGTGATGGCCGCCCGGGAGGTGCCGGGCGGCGAGCCGAACGCGGAGAGCCGGATCGAGCTGCTCGGGCACGCGGGCGGGCTCGGGCGGTACCGGCTGGTGCCGGAGACCGGGCGGACGCATCAGCTGCGGGTGCACATGAACGCGCTGGGGCTGCCGATCCTGCACGATCCGGTCTATCCGGTGGTCCGCGCGGACGGGCCGGAGGACTTCTCGCTTCCGCTGCAACTGCTCGCGCGGACGCTTGAGTTCACCGACCCGTTCACGGGTGAGGGACTGCGTTTCGAGAGCCGGCTGGCTCTCAGTGGCCTCGGCTGA